The region TTTCATCGGCATGGCCCTCGCCGTGAGGGAGCAGTACCGGCCCGAATACCGGTATATCCGGACCAACGACGGCAACCACACGTTCCGCGTCACTCCCGACGCACACAATGCCTACGAATACATGGTCATGGCGAGCTGGGCCGAAGGTCCGCGCTACAACACGAAGGAGACCTTCAACGCCTATGCCGAACAGATGTACCGGGAGTACAACAACCCGGTCAGAGTCGCCTGTGCCAAACCCGAACAAAAATAACACCGGTTCCCGATTAACTATCCGACCATGAAAAAACGACTTATCACGCTGATCTCGCTTCTGAGCGCCGTCACCCTGAGCGCCCAGGAAGCACCCGGCTCCACCCCGCTGATCCAAAACGTCTATGCCCGGCAGACCCAGATCCTGAACGGTTACTGGAACTACCTGATGGACCAGCAGGAGATCGGGTACTACAACTACCGGAATCTGCCCTCGCCGGACGGATTCTTCAAGGACATCCGGGTGGACAACGTCACCACCTGGAAGGAGTACGATTTCGACTCGGCCCCCGTGATGCGCGTTCCCGGCGACTGGAACACGCAGAAACCCGAACTCTACAACTACGAGGGGACCCTCTGGTACAAGAAGAAGTTCCCGTACAGGAAATCGGCCGGAAGGGTCTTCCTCTACTTCGGTGCCGCCAACTACGACACGAAGGTATGGGTGAACGGCGAGAAGGCCGGCGAACACGTCGGAGGATTCACCCCGTTCAACTTCGAGGTGACCGGCCTGCTCCGCGAAGGGGAGAATTCCGTGATCGTGAAGGTGGACAACAAACGTTCGCTGGATGCCGTGCCGACCGTCAATTTCGACTGGTTCAACTACGGCGGACTGACCCGCGACGTGATGCTGGTCGAAGTGCCCGACCGCTTCATCCGCACCTACCGCATCCAGTTGGAAAAGGGCAGCGACCGCACGATCGCGGCCGAAGTCCGGCTCAGCGAGCGGAAAGCCGGGGAAAAGATCACGGTGGAGATCCCCGAACTGAACGTCAGGCGGACGGCTTCGACCGGAGCCGACGGTGTCGCTGCGTTCCGGATCGAGGCGTCTCCCGCACTGTGGAGCCCCGAAACGCCCAAACTCTACGACGTCGTGATCGCCTCGGAGACGGACCGCGTCGCCGACCGCATCGCCTTCCGCACGATCTCCACTCGCGGTCACCAGGTGCTGCTCAACGGCAAACCCGTCTTTCTGAAAGGGGTCTGCATCCACGACGAGGCCCCCTACGGCGGCGGCCGCATCTACTCGGAAGACGAAGCGCACATCCTGCTCAAATGGGCCAGGGAGATGAACTGCAACTTCGTGCGGCTGGCCCATTACCCCCACAGCGAACAGATGATCCGCGAGGCGGAACGCAT is a window of Gallalistipes aquisgranensis DNA encoding:
- a CDS encoding glycoside hydrolase family 2 protein; protein product: MKKRLITLISLLSAVTLSAQEAPGSTPLIQNVYARQTQILNGYWNYLMDQQEIGYYNYRNLPSPDGFFKDIRVDNVTTWKEYDFDSAPVMRVPGDWNTQKPELYNYEGTLWYKKKFPYRKSAGRVFLYFGAANYDTKVWVNGEKAGEHVGGFTPFNFEVTGLLREGENSVIVKVDNKRSLDAVPTVNFDWFNYGGLTRDVMLVEVPDRFIRTYRIQLEKGSDRTIAAEVRLSERKAGEKITVEIPELNVRRTASTGADGVAAFRIEASPALWSPETPKLYDVVIASETDRVADRIAFRTISTRGHQVLLNGKPVFLKGVCIHDEAPYGGGRIYSEDEAHILLKWAREMNCNFVRLAHYPHSEQMIREAERMGIMVWSEVPVYWTINWESPATFTNAKNQLSEMIERDRNRGNIIIWSVANETPHSEARDKFLSGLIAYTRAQDDTRLVSLAMERHDISENEMTVQDNLHELVDVVSFNQYVGWYVGRNDKIDRVSWKIPYGKPIIVSEYGGECIAGYRSPDKKIWSEEYQAELYAKSAKMFDERLPGLAGTTPWLLKDYRSPRRVMPNMQDGYNRKGLVSEHGQKKQAFYVMQQWYKTK